A segment of the Trifolium pratense cultivar HEN17-A07 linkage group LG7, ARS_RC_1.1, whole genome shotgun sequence genome:
GCTGAACCAAAACTGCTCATTCGCTCCATCGGCTCCACAAAAGCCATAGAACTTTTTTccttgttaaataaaaaaagagcaAAGATCAACACATTATTATACTGTCACTATGTTTTCTTCTAGGAAGGATGAATGTAACATTCAAAATACATCTTACCTTAAGATTAGATGATTAAATAAGTGATCATTGTGAACttccagaagaagaaaaaagggaGAATTTATTGCATCAGTTTTACCTAACTTGAACTGCAAGTTAATGTGACAGAGATGAAAAAGAAATTATCAAGCCTACAAAATGCCAGCATTGTGCTTTAATTTGAATTAACTAAATATTTATGGTTACTTTTATTGGATTCATGTGCACAGTTGAATAATTACAAAACTAGTCAGCAAATATAACGGTAGGTACTAATTAAATGAgtagtttaaaatttaaaactcaTAAACAGAATTCATTAAAAACGAGTAACTTAAGTTTTGTACTGCCAAATAAAAGTTAAGTGGTTGTAATTGACAACTACTATTAAACCCAAATAAGCAGTGCCAGCACTGAAAAGAAAAGCATGATTCACAAGTGGCTTTTTATCTTGCTTTTTCTGGTATATTAGGAAATGCTATCATCTACCATTCTACCCTAGGACTCTTTAAAGTTAAaccacaataataataataataataataacaataataataataataataataataataataataataataataataatcttaaccaaaataataataataataataataataataatatgcaaCAATGAAAGGTCGACCAGAATATGACGAGTAGGTATTAGTGGCTGATCTTGCCCAAAATATTTGGGGAAACAGTAGGTGAATTAGACTGCAAATATGGGGAACAAAGCGAtccaattcatttttgttgttACCCATTTTGATGTTAAGGTGGTGAGACAAAAAAACTCACCATCAAATAGTGGAGGAACCGGCAAAGAAATGGAACAGAAAAAGAAACTGACTGACCTACATGACTTTTTTCCCTTATTTCTTCCTTCTTTAGTATACTGTTAAAAAATAGATGAACACTTAATTCCCTAGAGTTTTGTCGGACATATATCCAACTTCTAATCATTTAATAACATATTAAGTTTACCAGGAGGGTTCCATATCCAACAAAACTCTAATGACTATTTATTTGAGCAGTGTTGTGGCATCTTCCAGCGATAAGGAAATTCTTCCCTTGCGAGTAGCCATACGAGTACTACAACAATTCCAGCAGCAAATTTGACccaatttaaaatattactcTTTCATTTATCAACTAAATATAGCAACAAATCATGTATCTAAACTTAAGGGAAAATACTCTACTTTCAAATACCACAAGAACCAATTGATTATGTATTCTAAACAAAGAATTATATTCAATTGTTCACAACTCTGTCTATGCAGGTTTCAGGTTTCAAAACCCATTTCTCTCCAACTATGCTTAAGGGAAAAATATGGAATCGTATATCTAAATAGAAACTCCAAAACACTAGTTTTCTAAACTATGCTCAGTTGTTCAAAATACGATTTGTGTAAACTACGGTTGTATCTCTTGAATAGTCTTTTGTGCAGAAGAAGAATAATTGGATTCAAGTTCTTTCAGGCTAGCAGCAGCTTTCTCTCCAATCATAGATAATGTGTGGTCTGTTTTTTCTGCCAGTTGGTTAAACGCAATCCTTCTTTGTTCTACATGGTCATTAAGGGACGCAAATCCTGAAAATATTGCAGTCTGCTTCAGATCTGAAACCAATTTAAGTAGAGAATCAGCAGCTTGGACCTGTCATTCATCAATGTCAAGAAATGAGTCTCGATAACCCATAGGGTCTGTTTCGTTATACATTCTACGTGGTTTAAATTGTAATGAGAACTTCAAAGCATAAAACCCATAAAATACACTCTGTCTTTTGCAATACATTCTACTGCTCTTAGCCTCTTACCATCCTAGCAGCACGCGTCTCCATCATAAAAGCTTCCTGTGAATTTCTAACAGGTGGATCATTTACCTGCAAGAGTGCATTGTATGGAATTAACAAGTAACAATTGAATATTACGCACAGATATTGTAAAGTGTTGGGAAATCCAAACAATTACTAGTGTTTGACAAGACGAACTAGTCAACTATAAGAGACTACTACATACACCACTTTCTTGGAGTTACAAAAAACAAAGGGCAAGTTGATATTAGAAAAAAGTTAAAGACATACAAATTTATATACGTTTAATCCCTGAACACAAGATAAGAAACATGATAACAAACAACTCTAACTCTTCTCCACTGATACATTCGCGGCTATTTATGGTTCATAAACTTGAGAATGTTGATGAAACaaacactattttatttttctatgacAAAGACAACTCAAATAATAAATCCTAATATTGGCATTCTCAAAAGACCATGTTTATCATTATCCTTACATTTCATTCCAACCTTCGGTTATATCTGTGTAAGTCAGTGGCAAACACCTGAAAATATTAATTCACAACATAATACATATCCTCGGACCTCAATGCAGATGACATCTCCCGAGTTATTTTAAGATAGATTACTACATAGGTGATTCCTACATCATGATGTCATTTACTGTTCCTTTAGCTGCATCTTGTCATTGTTCCAGCCTCTTAACATATGAGAACAGTGAACAAACACAATATGTGCTTTTTAAAGCATAATTGATTCTACAAGACAAATCAATCACTCATCCTTAGTGTCCCCTTATTTTACTCGGTATGTCTGTGTCACATACTCACTCCGAtctcaattataaacaaaaaatcactttttagatacattgaacaacttgcgtcaaaaaaaaaaaactaatgtatttatataacagatatattagttatttgtTAAGATTCATGATATCAGAGTAAAGGGAGAGAAAAGTTTGAGAAATTTGTAATGGAACTAATAGAATTGATACAAATGAATGCATCAAATCACAAATGAGTACAACTTCTATCTTATATACTAACTAGTTAATGGACCTATACTAACTAGCTAATGAGCCTAACTCTATATAGTTCAACAGCCTCCCGCAAGCTGGAAAGTGGTCACAACACTTCCAGCTTGGGATCACTAATACAAAGGTACAtcaatataaagaaaatacaatgAAATTTGCCGGAATACATCGGCTAGAAAACAACTCAAATACAACTAGTAGTGCTTAACCACCATAAGGAAGAAACACAACCCATCAAAGCCAACTAAGGGCAGAAGCAAATCAACAAAGCCAATTAAGGCACAAAGCTTAACCATCAAGAGCACTCAATCACTCAAGATAGAAGCAAAAAAAGAGAACATCAAAAGGGTCCGATGTCTACAAAGTGAAGCATCAATACTCAAGTTGTGCTAAAGGTAATTAGCTCATCTAAGGACCAACAAATCAAGGAGAAAGATCAAGTAGAGAATATCAAAAGGGTCCGATGTCTACAAAGTGAAGCATCAATACTCAAGTTGTGCTAAATAAAGGTAATTAGCTCATCTAAGGACCAACAAATCAAGGAGAAAGATCAAGTAGAGAATATCAAAAGGGTCCGATGTCTACAAAGTGAAGCATCAATACTCAAGTTGTGCTAAATAAAGGTAATTAGCTCATCTAAGGACCAACAAATCAAGGAGAAAGATCAAGTAGCATGGTTGATGGCTAGAGAGTAAAGCATCAATACCAATGTTGTGCTCAAGATGAGATAGCACATCAAAAAAACCAACTAACCACTTGACAAAGCAAGCAAATACAATCTGCTCAAAAGATAGCATAAAAGCGACAAAGCCAATATGGCTAAGCACCTGCCTAAAACAGGGCAACAAAGAGTAGATTAAAGAGTTCAAAACCGGTCTTGAATCTTCACAATAAGAGAAAAACTAGCAGCAACCACAAAGGGTATTCAAATAAGACTAAACTCCAACACACTTGTAGGAGGCAAAACAGAAGCAGTGAGGTACCAAACAGGACAACAAACCACTTATATGGGACTGTGAAAGAGGAGATAAAGCTAAGATCCATagccaaataaaaaaatgtctccaatcttcaaatttcaaactatcAGCAAGCATAAGCCAAATGCATAAAACTGAGGACAAGCAACCAAGCTACTACTAGACTTGAACCTTAAGACTCCAAATTGGATAACCATAACAGGCCTAAATACTTGAACCAATTTAATAGCTTCCAAGCCATAATCCAAAGTACAGGTAGAAGTGTAGAACCAGCAACGAAATTCCAATCCAAACTTGACAAACTTTTCAAGTGCTCAAGTAGAACAATATTATTGTACCAAATCTCTATAAACCCTTCTCAACATATGGCATAAAATTCAGATGACAACTTTTGGAGAAGATGCATTTTAGCAACCAGATTAACAGTAAACTTGGTAACAATGAACTTCCAACTTGAATTTCCATATCACAACACCTAACTCTATATCATTCAATCTGAACCAATCTTGGATAAAACTTCACAGAATTGACAATTTGCCGGAAATCATTGATCAATTAATAGTAACTGTTAGAGCACGTGAAAATCACAACAATTACTAATGTCAAGCTTCCAAAGCACACAATTGTCCATCCAAAATACCACTGATGTAGAAAATCACAAACAATAAATTGTAACTAATGCCAAAATCAATCTTCAATAAGCAGCTGGAAACTATACTTCAAAGAACATTCAAAGCCAATGAATCTTTGATCAAAAGTAAGCTAAAATTGATCAAAAAAACAGCCTCAGATGCATATTTGTCTCTAACTTCATAAGAGcttaaaagaaaatcaatgtCAAATAGTATCACAATGTAGACAAACCTCAAGGACTGAAGAGAGCAAAATTCAATTCTGCAATCAGTATCTTCAATGGTGACAATAACACCACTCACAATGAATCCGAAACTCAAGAATCGTCAAATCATATCCACCGCAATCTCACCAATAACTGCCGCCAATGCCGGTGAACTCAAAGAATCAAAGTAACATAATGCAATAACGAACTGCCGCAAGTTTTTAACGAAGAAATATAGAAAGAATCATCGAAATTGAGATTTTCATCATCGTCTCCTTGAATCATTATCGAAAATAACACAGCACCAGAAACAGAGTGCAGATGATATGCGATCGGAAGCGGAAATGGAAATAAACTgaaattcaatcaaaataaagTCTCAAACCCTAGAATTTGGGGAAAATGATGAATTAAATAGAAGAGAAATCAAGAAGTCAGATCAAGAACATGAATTGGAATCACGAAAATCGCAAAACCGAATTGAAACGggaaatgagaaaagaaataaaatcgaaaattgaaaattgaatcaAGATTGAACAATATTCTGAAAGGAATTAAGAACCATGGACAGAGAAGAAGATCGAAACtggaaaatgaaaaatgagaaTGGAAGGAAAAAAATCCAAGAGTTGAATTTTCTCGGGAAAATTGCAGCTGAATTGTGTGCCTAAGGAGGAATccatggctctgataccatgttaagattCATGATATCAGAGTAAAGGGAGAGAAAAGTTTGAGAAATTTGTAATGGAACTAATAGAATTGATACAAATGAATGTATCAAATCACAAATGAGTACAACTTCTATCTTATATACTAACTACTACTAGTTAATGGACCTATACTAACTAGCTAATGAGCCTAACTCTATATAGTTCAacattattcaatgaatttaaaaagtgaaatgttGTTTATAATTGATACAGGAGGAGTAAAATTCAAAGCACAGACTTATCATGTATACCTTCAAGAACAATGTATTTAGTATAATAATTACATAGTTGCATGCATTTAGTATAATAACAAGAAAATGTTAGCGATAAAATTCGAGAATTGAAGTACAACAATTACATACTCTGGCAACATTGACAATGTAGCTGAAATTGTCAACAATGTTAGCGATATCACCTTCGACTTTCTGCAACAACGTCTTCTGCTTCTGAGCTACAGATGCCGCTGCCGCTGCAGTTGGCCCGCCGCCGCCTGGTCCACCTTTGTTCATGATTCTCTCCTTACCCACCGTTGTCTTATGAGATTGGGTGAGGCCTTGTTTGTTACAGTTTCTTTCTCCCTTCTATATCTGCTTTCTCGCCTACCCCTACCCCTCTCACTCTCACTCTCCCTCTTCTGATTTTTGTACTCACTTTTTCATATTCTGATTTGGATTCACTTTCTATCTGCGATCTTGATCTCTctaattattctttttataattttcatctCCCTATTCTAtaaatttaggtttttttttttttaatttggtctccGAGTCCACTAGACTCTGAGTCCACTAGACTCTGTACAATTTGGTTCGAGTGTCAGCTTTGTCATTAAGTGGTTTCCGTCCTCACCCGATCGTAATTGTGGGATTAAACCATGATCCTTCATATTAAGTTTAGTGCTGATCACTACGGAAACAACTAACTATtggtaaaatttaacatatggTTTGTGGAGTTGAgtacacaaatttcaatgtcATGTTCCTATATTTAGTTCCTTAAATAATGTCTCGGGgtactgtttaacattttccttaaggGGTCATACTATTTAGTTCGATTTTTTTATCATTCCATGATCGTTATCTTCCTAATGTTTTTGATTCGTGTTTTTTTTCAACAAGATCGACCAACAGCTTGAAGGATTCAGAAGAAAGTTCGAAGAAAAAACACATTTCTCAACCAAGGTAACATTTTTCCTTTTATGGTTTGTGGTCAGGGACAGAGGCACATAGGTGAGAGTGTGGGCACATGCGTGCACTAATTTTTttaggaaatttttttatatagaacaTTTGGCTTTGGGTGTGAGCTTCTATTTGTTGTACTGAGGATGATTTTGTTTTCTCTTGGAGCTCATGGTAGTAGTGGCCTTCTCTTTGTACATAAGTAGTGTGTGTAGTATGCTTTAAGTTGTTTGATTATTTTGTAGTGTATGATTTAAACACAGTTTTAATTGTAGCTTCTATTTTATGAAAGTGCTCACACTAGTGTTTTGGGTACTagttaaagtaaaataatatagtaaactACATTGAAACTTGAGTAGTCAATGtttgcaaaatataaaaagtgtTGTTTTCGatacaaaatctttttttttgtatccttaactagtttttcgggggcactagttagtaTGACCATTATTTTATTTAGCAATAAGAAATggaaatatttttcaaaaaaatgtcaAGTTTAGA
Coding sequences within it:
- the LOC123896886 gene encoding mediator of RNA polymerase II transcription subunit 22a-like, encoding MNKGGPGGGGPTAAAAASVAQKQKTLLQKVEGDIANIVDNFSYIVNVARVNDPPVRNSQEAFMMETRAARMVQAADSLLKLVSDLKQTAIFSGFASLNDHVEQRRIAFNQLAEKTDHTLSMIGEKAAASLKELESNYSSSAQKTIQEIQP